A DNA window from Streptomyces canus contains the following coding sequences:
- a CDS encoding SpdD protein, whose amino-acid sequence MFLPKYPDNPTPPPAHTHTAPTDPAPARRSLPSVSIDQKTVLALVVGGVVLTALLAAVAVTAISVAVAAVVLRSLLRDQHHR is encoded by the coding sequence GTGTTCCTGCCCAAGTACCCCGACAACCCGACGCCGCCGCCCGCACACACCCACACCGCACCGACCGACCCGGCACCCGCTCGCCGCTCGCTGCCCTCGGTGTCCATCGATCAGAAGACGGTCCTCGCCCTGGTCGTCGGCGGAGTCGTCCTCACCGCGCTCCTGGCCGCCGTCGCCGTCACGGCCATCTCCGTCGCCGTGGCCGCCGTGGTCCTGCGCTCCCTGCTCCGCGACCAGCACCACCGCTGA
- a CDS encoding metallophosphoesterase — protein MRARYGVPLGFAAVGAAGLVYSAGFEARSFRLRRVTVPVLPSGMRPLRVLQVSDIHMVSGQRKKQRWLRSLAGLRPDFVINTGDNLSDPEGVPEVLDALGPLMEFPGAYVFGSNDYYGPKFRNPARYLYEKAQGRHGLNGNAPAVGVVHNPWENLRDGFEAAGWQNLTNTRGMLKIEGVSVELTGLDDPHIKRDRYAEVAGGPSGAADFSMGVVHAPYLRVLDAFTADDYPLILAGHTHGGQLCLPFYGAFVTNCDLDTDRVKGLSTHEAEGRRSYLHVSAGCGASRYTPVRFACPPEVTLLTLVGRE, from the coding sequence ATGCGCGCGCGATACGGAGTTCCCTTGGGGTTCGCGGCGGTTGGCGCCGCCGGTCTCGTCTACTCGGCGGGTTTCGAAGCCCGTTCCTTCCGGCTGCGACGAGTGACGGTCCCCGTCCTGCCGTCCGGCATGCGCCCCCTGCGAGTGCTCCAGGTCTCCGACATCCACATGGTGAGCGGCCAGCGCAAGAAGCAGCGCTGGCTGCGCTCGCTCGCCGGCCTGCGCCCGGACTTCGTGATCAACACGGGCGACAACCTGTCGGACCCGGAGGGCGTGCCCGAGGTCCTGGACGCGCTGGGCCCGCTGATGGAGTTCCCGGGCGCGTACGTTTTCGGCTCGAACGACTACTACGGCCCCAAATTCCGCAACCCCGCCCGCTACCTGTACGAGAAGGCCCAGGGCCGCCACGGGCTGAACGGCAACGCGCCCGCCGTGGGAGTCGTCCACAACCCGTGGGAGAACCTGCGGGACGGTTTCGAGGCTGCGGGCTGGCAGAACCTCACGAACACGCGCGGCATGCTGAAGATCGAGGGCGTGTCGGTGGAGCTGACGGGCCTGGACGACCCGCACATCAAGCGGGACCGCTACGCGGAGGTGGCCGGTGGCCCGTCGGGCGCGGCCGACTTCTCCATGGGTGTCGTACACGCCCCGTATCTCCGCGTACTGGACGCCTTCACGGCCGACGACTACCCGCTGATCCTCGCCGGCCACACTCACGGCGGCCAGCTCTGCCTCCCCTTCTACGGCGCCTTCGTCACCAACTGCGACCTGGACACGGACCGCGTGAAGGGCCTGTCCACGCACGAGGCGGAGGGCCGCAGGTCGTACCTGCACGTGTCGGCGGGATGCGGGGCGAGCCGTTATACGCCGGTGCGGTTCGCGTGCCCGCCCGAGGTGACGCTGCTGACGCTGGTGGGCCGAGAGTAG
- a CDS encoding helix-turn-helix domain-containing protein has translation MTTATPELLTVPEVMTQLKLGRTKVYDLIRTRRLVSIKVDGCRRIPDNAVRDFIRHQMGEAA, from the coding sequence ATGACCACGGCCACGCCCGAACTGCTCACTGTTCCGGAGGTCATGACCCAGCTCAAGCTCGGCCGTACCAAGGTCTACGACCTCATCCGCACTCGCCGCCTGGTCTCCATCAAGGTCGACGGCTGCCGCCGCATCCCGGACAACGCTGTACGCGACTTCATCCGTCACCAGATGGGAGAAGCGGCCTGA
- a CDS encoding Pr6Pr family membrane protein, whose product MTAPIPRDIPDLPAVPGMPAFLRSPVPATAVVAPVRHPMVAVYRVLVALTGAAAVTIELLLSSPIRTLSHFSIQSTILLAMVLLLSARRAWTARRPLPSSVTGAALLYITITALVHHLLLANAASPFSLTGAAAHPTGWHAVTTHLLNTVIPAAALADWLLLTAPGRLHLRQAASWLLYPLAYLLFSFTRGELIPPGTGGRYLYPFLDVDLHGYKNVLGNALLLGLSFYALAILLIALDHARPNPIRHCGKTGFRLKPPVG is encoded by the coding sequence ATGACCGCGCCGATACCGAGGGACATCCCGGACCTCCCCGCTGTCCCGGGCATGCCCGCATTCCTGCGCTCCCCCGTCCCCGCCACGGCGGTGGTGGCTCCCGTACGCCACCCCATGGTCGCCGTCTACCGCGTGCTGGTCGCCCTGACGGGCGCGGCGGCCGTAACCATCGAACTGCTCCTGAGCAGCCCGATCCGCACGCTGAGCCACTTCTCGATCCAGAGCACGATCCTGCTGGCGATGGTGCTCCTGCTGTCGGCCCGCAGGGCGTGGACCGCCCGCCGCCCCCTGCCGTCATCCGTGACAGGCGCGGCCCTCCTCTACATCACGATCACGGCCCTCGTGCACCACCTGCTGCTGGCGAACGCGGCGAGCCCCTTCTCCCTCACAGGCGCGGCGGCGCACCCGACGGGGTGGCACGCGGTGACCACCCACCTCCTGAACACGGTGATCCCCGCGGCGGCACTGGCGGACTGGCTCCTGCTGACGGCCCCCGGCCGCCTGCACCTGCGCCAGGCGGCGTCGTGGCTGCTGTACCCCCTGGCGTACCTGCTGTTCTCCTTCACCCGAGGCGAACTGATCCCTCCGGGCACGGGCGGCCGCTACCTCTACCCGTTCCTGGACGTGGACCTCCACGGCTACAAGAACGTCCTCGGCAACGCCCTCCTCCTCGGCCTCTCCTTCTACGCTCTCGCGATCCTCCTGATCGCCCTCGACCACGCCCGCCCGAACCCCATCCGCCACTGCGGCAAAACCGGATTTCGTCTCAAGCCACCGGTGGGCTAA
- a CDS encoding tetratricopeptide repeat protein, with the protein MAGTKNCFVIMPIRKPGTEEYEHYRALRDTVIEPVIKELGYKVTRADDVAKGGAITADIVRRLTTADLVVADLTDLNANVFYELGIRHALRGQGTVMMVDTEKSTIPFDLKPYRIIEFSPDLRGVEKLRSMLVNFAKAAATGEASDGSKDNPVHDFLPSLPDNIFSHAKGSTEGDLREENARLKTALDRYGIEPAGTIQAESIVDVISLTLGKAQRGELPVDLANQARTLAHEEKRVDFLGILMQLVNGSSFAVSANTWMTLASDALALDLPDVAIKLQERALELRPNDQNFKRHLLGTLAHSEDPRDRERAREELGNLLGIRVEDGGVILPDHVDDAFAIMLDAYHRDGLDDAALKITKALVEKLPDNTVVLRNHARALNQTGKRDASLEYYSRAVTTPGVDASSAAWLGSAMATRGRQVDAIEAHVRACEIDPDDSEHYADAAAVIASALRSQEIGGGDIGRMLPTEITKLTMVDFLVAAFSCPIMGSDTLVSVQSAAQVGEIDPVLQKALVAMRSGMQGPVDGNEFSSHQATVDGREIKRMSRRERVELLRSIYPVLASDLTKIPNNKLRRRTPSMRSLTTCSAPGKRTFGLGFSLAN; encoded by the coding sequence ATGGCCGGCACGAAGAACTGTTTCGTTATTATGCCCATCAGGAAGCCAGGAACAGAAGAGTACGAACACTATCGCGCGCTACGCGATACGGTAATTGAGCCAGTCATCAAAGAGCTTGGGTATAAAGTTACGCGTGCCGACGACGTAGCGAAGGGCGGGGCTATAACAGCCGACATAGTTCGTCGCCTCACAACTGCCGACCTCGTAGTAGCAGATCTAACAGACTTGAATGCCAATGTCTTCTACGAGCTGGGCATTCGACACGCTCTGCGCGGCCAAGGGACCGTCATGATGGTTGATACTGAGAAGTCGACCATCCCATTCGACTTGAAGCCTTATCGAATTATCGAGTTCAGTCCCGATCTGCGGGGTGTTGAAAAGCTGCGCAGCATGCTTGTCAACTTCGCGAAGGCGGCTGCCACGGGCGAGGCGTCGGATGGGTCAAAGGATAACCCGGTGCACGATTTCCTCCCGTCCCTTCCTGATAACATCTTCTCTCACGCAAAGGGATCTACTGAAGGCGACTTGAGAGAGGAAAATGCCCGCCTTAAGACAGCACTGGATCGCTATGGCATCGAGCCCGCGGGAACAATACAGGCGGAGAGCATTGTAGATGTAATCTCACTGACCCTCGGGAAGGCGCAGCGCGGGGAACTGCCAGTCGATCTAGCAAACCAGGCACGAACGTTGGCACACGAAGAAAAGAGAGTCGATTTCCTCGGTATTCTTATGCAATTGGTTAATGGGAGTTCTTTTGCCGTCTCGGCTAATACATGGATGACTCTTGCGTCGGACGCGCTCGCCCTGGATCTCCCGGATGTGGCCATAAAACTGCAGGAACGGGCTCTAGAACTGCGGCCGAACGACCAGAACTTCAAGCGCCATCTGCTGGGCACCTTGGCGCACTCAGAAGACCCCAGGGATCGAGAGCGGGCCCGAGAAGAACTGGGGAATCTCCTCGGGATTCGCGTCGAGGATGGTGGTGTGATTCTTCCCGATCACGTTGACGATGCTTTTGCAATCATGCTCGATGCGTACCACCGGGATGGCCTTGATGACGCCGCCTTGAAGATCACCAAAGCGCTAGTAGAGAAGTTGCCGGACAATACGGTTGTACTCCGTAATCATGCCCGAGCGCTGAATCAAACCGGTAAGCGGGATGCGTCTCTTGAATATTACAGCCGCGCTGTCACCACTCCAGGTGTCGACGCGAGTTCTGCCGCTTGGTTGGGTAGTGCCATGGCAACCCGTGGTCGGCAGGTGGATGCAATCGAGGCGCACGTGCGTGCATGTGAAATCGATCCCGATGATTCCGAACACTATGCAGATGCCGCGGCTGTAATTGCTTCCGCCCTTCGTTCTCAGGAGATAGGGGGCGGCGATATAGGCAGGATGCTACCTACTGAGATCACAAAGCTCACCATGGTAGATTTCCTGGTTGCCGCCTTCTCGTGCCCCATCATGGGTTCCGATACGCTCGTGAGTGTTCAATCCGCTGCACAGGTAGGTGAAATTGACCCTGTCTTGCAGAAGGCACTCGTTGCCATGCGAAGCGGAATGCAGGGGCCCGTGGACGGAAATGAGTTCTCAAGCCATCAAGCGACAGTTGACGGTAGAGAGATAAAGCGCATGAGTCGCCGAGAGCGTGTCGAATTGCTTCGATCGATATATCCGGTGCTAGCAAGCGATTTGACAAAAATTCCGAATAATAAGCTTCGACGCAGGACGCCAAGCATGAGGTCTCTCACGACGTGTAGCGCCCCGGGGAAAAGAACTTTTGGCCTTGGCTTCAGCTTGGCAAACTAG
- a CDS encoding mobile element transfer protein, producing the protein MSANRRFRNVTRIGPVQVGTSYDGRGREKHTAACAAPRCGFSADYDSRAAAELAARTHRCPVR; encoded by the coding sequence GTGTCCGCGAACCGCCGCTTCCGCAACGTCACCCGCATCGGCCCCGTCCAGGTCGGCACCTCCTACGACGGTCGGGGACGGGAGAAGCACACCGCCGCCTGCGCGGCACCGCGCTGCGGCTTCTCCGCCGACTACGACAGCCGCGCCGCCGCCGAACTGGCCGCCCGCACCCACCGCTGCCCCGTCCGCTGA
- a CDS encoding replication initiator codes for MLPGILRQLSTLGGCTHPIRLDGHRTEYDLDTATGEIGRILQHLDSTSLPAGQLLVRCNNRRTTRCAACAEVYRRDTFHLITAGLRGGKGTPEQVGAHPRVFATFTAPGFGPVHNRRTDGRPCRCGLHHDQDDEALGTPLNPNTYDYEAAVLWNAHAGALWRRFSIYLRREVAKRAGLSQRRLRDHARVSFAKVAEYQKRGAVHFHAVIRLDGPGGGNTSPPAWATAELLTDAIEAAVSKVRVDGPTLDGRTHTFTFGSQLDVRTIRSADFNDGQQLTERAVAAYIAKYATKGAETATGALDRPLKFVAELAQLDISDHARQLIRTAWALGARKDLEHLRLRAWAHMLGFRGHFSTKSRRYSTTLGALRNARAEYRRAQAAEATNPQPDTTYVLAHWVFAGTGLSDTEAWLSASLEPAPGTEGEPTA; via the coding sequence ATGCTCCCCGGTATCCTCCGCCAGCTCTCCACCCTCGGCGGCTGCACCCACCCCATCCGCCTCGACGGCCACCGCACCGAATACGACCTCGACACCGCCACCGGCGAGATCGGCCGCATCCTCCAGCACCTCGACTCGACCAGTCTCCCCGCCGGCCAACTCCTGGTCCGCTGCAACAACCGCCGCACCACCCGATGCGCGGCCTGCGCGGAGGTCTATCGTCGCGACACCTTCCACCTGATCACCGCCGGACTGCGGGGCGGCAAGGGCACCCCGGAACAAGTCGGTGCCCACCCTCGCGTGTTTGCCACCTTCACCGCCCCTGGCTTCGGCCCGGTCCACAACCGCCGCACCGACGGCCGCCCCTGCCGGTGCGGCCTCCACCACGACCAGGACGACGAAGCCCTCGGCACCCCGCTCAACCCGAACACCTACGACTATGAAGCCGCCGTGCTTTGGAACGCCCACGCAGGCGCTCTCTGGCGCCGCTTCTCGATCTACCTCCGCCGGGAGGTCGCCAAGCGAGCAGGCCTCTCGCAACGCCGCCTCCGCGACCACGCGCGCGTGTCCTTCGCCAAGGTCGCCGAGTACCAGAAGCGCGGAGCCGTCCACTTCCACGCGGTAATCCGCCTCGACGGCCCCGGAGGCGGCAACACCTCACCGCCCGCCTGGGCCACGGCCGAACTCCTCACCGATGCCATAGAAGCCGCCGTCTCCAAGGTCCGCGTGGACGGTCCCACCCTCGACGGCCGCACCCACACCTTCACCTTCGGCAGCCAACTCGACGTCCGCACCATCCGCTCCGCCGACTTCAACGACGGTCAGCAACTGACCGAACGAGCCGTCGCCGCCTACATCGCCAAGTACGCCACCAAGGGCGCCGAAACCGCGACAGGCGCTCTCGACCGCCCGCTGAAGTTCGTCGCCGAACTCGCCCAACTCGACATTAGCGACCACGCCCGCCAGCTCATCCGCACCGCCTGGGCCCTCGGCGCCCGCAAAGACCTCGAACACCTCCGCCTCCGCGCCTGGGCCCACATGCTCGGCTTCCGCGGCCACTTCTCCACCAAGTCCCGCCGCTACTCCACCACCCTCGGCGCCCTCCGCAACGCCCGCGCCGAATACCGCCGCGCCCAAGCCGCAGAAGCCACCAACCCACAGCCGGACACGACATACGTCCTCGCCCACTGGGTCTTCGCCGGAACAGGCCTCTCCGACACCGAAGCCTGGCTGTCCGCATCCCTCGAACCCGCCCCCGGAACAGAAGGAGAACCCACCGCATGA
- a CDS encoding DUF2637 domain-containing protein, which translates to MRVHLARVDAVLVQALIAAALSFAHIHDIAMATGQDGWKAWAYPISVDLLLVAAWRRLRSGTAKAAAWCWFVIALAASLGANVATAGLLDMTNVPAWLRILVAGWPAVAFLGGTLLAHSAPKAATDENGAELIEDQEDEPEATPDPAVQPATDSTPPTPPVPVPVALVDHARKVAAEHHTRTGIPIDVPTLRARLGVPAPMAEAIAAQL; encoded by the coding sequence GTGCGCGTCCATCTGGCCCGTGTCGACGCGGTGTTGGTCCAGGCGCTCATCGCCGCCGCACTGTCCTTCGCCCACATCCACGACATCGCCATGGCGACCGGACAGGACGGATGGAAGGCGTGGGCCTACCCGATCAGCGTTGACCTGCTGCTCGTCGCCGCATGGCGTCGACTGCGCTCCGGTACGGCCAAAGCGGCGGCCTGGTGCTGGTTCGTCATCGCCCTCGCCGCCTCCCTCGGCGCCAACGTCGCCACCGCCGGACTCCTCGACATGACCAACGTGCCGGCCTGGCTGCGCATCCTCGTCGCGGGCTGGCCCGCGGTCGCCTTCCTCGGCGGAACCCTCCTCGCCCACTCAGCGCCCAAAGCGGCCACCGACGAGAACGGCGCGGAACTCATCGAGGACCAGGAGGACGAGCCCGAAGCCACACCCGACCCGGCTGTCCAACCCGCCACCGACTCGACCCCGCCAACTCCGCCCGTCCCGGTCCCGGTTGCCTTGGTCGATCACGCCCGCAAGGTCGCCGCCGAACACCACACCCGCACCGGCATCCCCATCGACGTCCCAACCCTTCGGGCCCGCCTCGGCGTCCCGGCCCCGATGGCCGAAGCCATCGCCGCCCAACTCTGA
- a CDS encoding Ku protein, which yields MPRTVWNGAISFGLVTVPIHVQSATENHSIQFHQYHLEDMGRVRVKKVCELEDREVAQSEIGKGYEYAKDQIVAISDADLRELPLPTAKAIEIEAFVPLESHSNSERRLPFYWWEAPEGSVGATYAVRPSVAAVFLAAQLDAA from the coding sequence ATGCCCCGAACTGTGTGGAACGGCGCCATCAGCTTTGGCCTGGTCACGGTACCTATTCACGTCCAGAGTGCGACCGAGAACCACAGCATCCAGTTCCACCAGTACCACCTGGAGGACATGGGCCGGGTGCGGGTCAAGAAGGTGTGTGAGCTGGAGGACCGTGAAGTCGCCCAGTCGGAGATCGGCAAGGGCTACGAGTACGCCAAGGACCAGATCGTCGCCATCTCCGATGCGGACCTGCGGGAGCTGCCGTTGCCCACGGCGAAGGCCATCGAGATCGAAGCCTTCGTGCCGCTCGAGTCCCACAGCAACAGTGAGCGGCGGCTTCCGTTCTACTGGTGGGAGGCTCCTGAGGGGAGCGTGGGTGCAACGTACGCAGTTCGCCCCTCGGTGGCAGCGGTGTTCCTGGCGGCTCAGCTCGACGCCGCGTGA
- a CDS encoding SCO3933 family regulatory protein, with protein MLGALVLALDLRGGAGASEIAKDAVSGEALMTIGVVYIEDGESSLIKVTVPEGGVSEGLNLGAPVSLPGLIARPWESVFNGQQRHGIAYRAAAVTSAAFPATMGATA; from the coding sequence GTGCTCGGCGCCCTGGTCCTGGCGCTCGATCTTCGGGGTGGTGCCGGCGCCTCCGAGATCGCCAAGGACGCCGTCAGCGGTGAGGCGCTGATGACGATCGGCGTCGTGTACATCGAGGACGGTGAGTCCTCGCTGATCAAGGTCACCGTGCCGGAGGGCGGTGTTTCCGAGGGGCTGAACCTCGGTGCTCCGGTCTCGCTGCCGGGGCTCATCGCCCGGCCGTGGGAGTCGGTGTTCAACGGCCAGCAGCGTCACGGCATCGCCTACCGGGCCGCCGCCGTCACCTCTGCCGCTTTCCCGGCCACCATGGGGGCCACCGCCTGA
- a CDS encoding GatB/YqeY domain-containing protein — MTTLKSKLQEDLTAAVKERDELRSSTLRLTLAAITKEEVAGKTKRELSDDEVLKVITKEAKKRREAADAFAQGGRAESAEREKAEGEVLAGYLPKQLSDDELNDIVAQAVEEARAAGAEGPRAMGAVMKIVNPKVAGLAEGGRVAAVVKKLLAG; from the coding sequence ATGACCACGCTCAAGTCGAAGCTGCAGGAAGACCTCACCGCCGCCGTGAAGGAGCGCGACGAGCTCCGCTCCTCGACGCTCCGGCTGACGCTCGCCGCGATCACCAAGGAAGAGGTCGCGGGCAAGACGAAGCGCGAGCTCTCCGACGACGAGGTCCTGAAGGTGATCACCAAGGAGGCGAAGAAGCGCCGCGAGGCCGCGGACGCCTTCGCCCAGGGTGGTCGCGCCGAGTCCGCCGAGCGGGAGAAGGCGGAGGGCGAGGTCCTCGCCGGCTACCTGCCCAAGCAGCTCAGCGACGACGAACTGAACGACATCGTCGCCCAGGCGGTCGAGGAGGCCAGGGCGGCGGGTGCCGAGGGGCCCCGGGCCATGGGCGCCGTCATGAAGATCGTGAACCCGAAGGTGGCCGGCCTGGCCGAGGGCGGCCGCGTCGCCGCGGTCGTGAAGAAGCTTCTCGCCGGCTGA
- a CDS encoding site-specific integrase, translated as MTKRRSRGDGGLHWDEKRQRWIATANLGFDPSGKRIVKRGSGKTKTEAKNKLKEVLRDHEDGLAIAPTNYTVKDAVRDWLTYGLAGLDPSTVETTTLLSEKHVIPSLGARKLRDLSAEDVDRWLATKAKTLSTRTLQGLHSCLNRAVKRAMARDKVKRNVVELCSVPQGQAGRPSKALTFAQAESVLKGAEGTSMYAYVVLALLTGARTEELRALTWDHVFLKGRPEMDPPQPPHIAVWRSVRRTGDTKTHKSRRTLALPARCVEALWQQFEDQGWDRLAAGDAWEEHGLVFSSAVGKPLDAANVRRAFRQALKDVDGVNADEWTPRELRHSFVSLLSDRGVPLEEISRLVGHSGTAVTEEVYRKQIRPVIQTGAVVMDGIFKRDPER; from the coding sequence ATGACCAAGCGTCGTAGCCGCGGTGACGGCGGCCTGCACTGGGACGAGAAGAGACAACGCTGGATCGCCACGGCGAACCTCGGCTTCGATCCGAGCGGCAAGCGAATCGTGAAGCGGGGGAGTGGCAAGACCAAGACGGAAGCGAAGAACAAGCTCAAGGAGGTGTTGCGGGACCATGAGGACGGCCTTGCCATCGCCCCGACCAACTACACGGTCAAGGACGCGGTGAGGGACTGGCTCACCTACGGTCTGGCCGGCCTCGACCCCAGCACCGTCGAGACCACCACGCTCCTCAGCGAGAAGCACGTCATCCCGTCGCTCGGCGCTCGCAAGCTCCGGGACTTAAGCGCGGAGGACGTAGACCGTTGGCTGGCCACCAAGGCGAAGACACTGAGCACGCGCACGCTCCAGGGCCTCCACTCCTGCCTGAACCGGGCGGTCAAGCGGGCCATGGCGCGGGACAAGGTCAAGCGCAACGTCGTCGAGCTGTGCTCGGTCCCTCAAGGCCAGGCCGGGCGGCCGTCCAAGGCGCTCACGTTCGCTCAGGCTGAATCGGTGCTCAAGGGTGCCGAAGGGACCTCGATGTACGCCTACGTCGTCCTTGCGCTGCTGACGGGAGCCCGTACGGAAGAGCTCCGGGCCCTCACCTGGGACCACGTCTTCCTGAAAGGACGACCCGAAATGGACCCGCCTCAACCTCCGCACATCGCCGTCTGGCGCTCGGTCCGGCGCACCGGAGACACCAAGACCCACAAGTCCCGGCGCACCCTCGCTCTGCCGGCGCGCTGCGTCGAAGCCCTCTGGCAGCAGTTCGAAGATCAGGGCTGGGATCGGCTCGCCGCCGGTGACGCGTGGGAAGAACACGGCCTCGTCTTCTCCTCGGCCGTCGGCAAGCCGCTCGACGCCGCCAACGTCCGCCGCGCCTTCCGCCAGGCGCTCAAGGACGTCGACGGGGTCAATGCCGACGAGTGGACGCCCCGGGAGCTCCGGCACAGCTTCGTGTCGCTGCTCTCCGACCGAGGCGTCCCGCTGGAGGAGATCTCCCGGCTCGTTGGGCACTCTGGGACAGCGGTGACTGAGGAGGTCTACCGGAAGCAGATTCGGCCCGTGATCCAGACCGGCGCCGTGGTCATGGACGGCATCTTCAAGCGGGACCCAGAGCGTTAG